Proteins co-encoded in one Capsicum annuum cultivar UCD-10X-F1 chromosome 9, UCD10Xv1.1, whole genome shotgun sequence genomic window:
- the LOC124887069 gene encoding uncharacterized protein LOC124887069: MSLVQHFGKPDLFITMTCNPDWVEIKENLLQGQLPQDRPDLVTRVFRAKLQDLKDQIFKKRIFGPFVTHVFVVEFKKRGLPHIHLLLILEQGYKMTSPDDYDKFIAAKLLDKEEFPILYDLVVKHMMHGPCGKNHPANSYMKDG, from the coding sequence ATGTCTTTGGTTCAACATTTTGGAAAACCAGATCTATTTATCACAATGACATGTAATCCTGATTGGGTAGagatcaaagaaaatttgttacaAGGACAACTTCCTCAAGACAGACCTGACTTGGTGACTAGAGTCTTTAGAGCAAAGCTACAAGATTTAAAAGATCAGATATTCAAGAAAAGGATATTTGGTCCTTTTGTAACACATGTTTTTGTGGTTGAATTTAAAAAAAGAGGACTACCACACATACACCTTTTATTAATACTTGAACAAGGATACAAGATGACATCGCCCGATGATTATGACAAGTTTATTGCCGCTAAACTTCTTGATAAAGAAGAATTTCCAATCTTGTATGATTTGGTTGTCAAGCATATGATGCATGGTCCGTGTGGAAAGAATCATCCAGCAAATTCATATATGAAAGATGGATAA
- the LOC124887070 gene encoding uncharacterized protein LOC124887070, with amino-acid sequence MVFGGYFRQVLPVIPKSTRAKTVNASLVKSYLWHRMERIKLTRNMRSRTDPSFSEFILRIGNGEEPTIRDDLVLLPKQLVIQNTSNSTGEDTLVKEIFPSMDKNASESRTFLSFDFAEDDTNNYYQEDYLNTLTPNGLPPHRGFDKNVIHAEIMIGQNAFKHVFIPGIQLSPPKNEGKVIRCTLKRNINANKKSFGHDRAAKAKKRNINQKHHLQRDIRFRRYTITLD; translated from the exons ATGGTTTTCGGAGGTTATTTTCGTCAAGTACTTCCAGTAATTCCAAAATCTACAAGAGCTAAAACAGTAAATGCAAGTTTGGTAAAATCATACTTATGGCATCGCATGGAAAGGATTAAGTTAACAAGAAATATGAGATCAAGAACAGATCCATCTTTCAGTGAATTCATACTGCGTATAGGTAATGGGGAGGAGCCTACAATAAGAGATGATTTGGTACTTCTTCCAAAACAACTGGTTATTCAAAATACGAGCAACAGTACTGGTGAAGATACATTAGTAAAAGAAATATTTCCGTCGATGGATAAAAATGCAA GTGAAAGCAGAACATTTCTGAGTTTTGACTTTGCAGAAGATGATACTAACAATTATTATCAGGAAGACTACTTAAATACTCTCACACCAAACGGTCTGCCTCCACACAG AGGTTTTGACAAAAACGTCATACATGCAGAAATAATGATTGGGCAAAATGCTTTCAAGCATGTGTTTATCCCAGGAATCCAGCTATCACCTCCCAAAAATGAAG GAAAAGTTATACGTTGCACTCTCAAGAGGAATATCAATGCCAACAAAAAAAGTTTTGGTCATGACAGAGCAGCCAAAGCGAAGAAAAGGAACATAAACCAAAAACATCATCTACAAAGAGATATTAG GTTCAGGAGATACACAATTACATTAGATTGA